A stretch of candidate division WOR-3 bacterium DNA encodes these proteins:
- a CDS encoding S24 family peptidase: MEPKERIGNRLRRFRKNKGWTLKELGQMLGVHWTTIQAWEKGKYSVPTTRVFKVCELFGISPNQLFEEKPDELAYPYVEGIFPETAILAPENVVKNINMKEILPVGPDFALFRVESDSMKNLGILKGDWAVVDTSIKEIHIKNIYAVAIFHSHDEKGEITFKKVEKIGGTVILIPSNPEYDIQIYHQSEIAIIGKLVGVVRSLKN; the protein is encoded by the coding sequence ATGGAACCAAAAGAGAGAATAGGAAATAGGTTAAGAAGGTTTAGAAAAAATAAAGGATGGACTCTTAAAGAGTTGGGGCAAATGCTTGGGGTCCATTGGACTACAATTCAAGCCTGGGAAAAGGGTAAGTATAGTGTTCCTACAACCAGAGTTTTTAAGGTTTGTGAACTTTTTGGGATTTCCCCTAATCAATTGTTTGAGGAAAAACCCGATGAATTAGCTTATCCTTATGTGGAAGGGATTTTCCCGGAAACAGCTATTCTTGCTCCCGAGAATGTTGTTAAAAATATTAATATGAAAGAGATTTTACCCGTAGGTCCTGATTTTGCGCTTTTTAGAGTAGAAAGCGATAGTATGAAGAATTTGGGCATTTTAAAAGGAGATTGGGCTGTTGTAGATACATCTATTAAAGAAATTCATATAAAAAATATATATGCGGTAGCAATCTTCCATAGTCACGATGAGAAAGGAGAAATTACTTTTAAGAAGGTAGAAAAGATAGGGGGCACGGTCATTTTGATTCCATCTAATCCTGAATACGATATTCAAATTTATCACCAATCTGAGATTGCAATCATCGGGAAATTAGTAGGGGTTGTAAGAAGTTTAAAAAATTAG